The proteins below are encoded in one region of Tiliqua scincoides isolate rTilSci1 chromosome 7, rTilSci1.hap2, whole genome shotgun sequence:
- the SERHL2 gene encoding serine hydrolase-like protein 2 isoform X1: MEAPAEGMISELKFLVPWGHIAAKAWGMPQGRPVLCLHGWLDNANTFNRLIPLLPKDCFYMAIDFPGHGLSSHRPVGFPYHFFDYVADVRRIVAELKWNRFSLMGHSLGGTVAGMFSCVFPELVDKLILVESYGFYPAPTESNQLLLSKRKLIEDLLSFEEKQQHSSKVRSPQAALQRLLEANKHLTEESGKILLQRGTTEVPGGLVYNRDMRVLLHNHSLVTLDHSLNFLKTIQAEILMIIAQGGIFTGDFEDSRHFLQPLKEAFKTTLKERFQLTEVAGNHFVHLNEPEVVAGIISAFLTKHQNPKPSL, from the exons ATGGAGGCCCCAGCGGAGG GCATGATTTCAGAGCTGAAGTTCTTGGTTCCCTGGGGCCACATCGCAGCCAAAGCGTGGGGAATGCCACAAGGCCGCCCTGTGCTCTGTTTGCATGGGTGGTTGGACAATGCGAACACTTTCAACAGGCTCATTCCCTTACTCCCTAAAG ATTGCTTCTATATGGCAATAGATTTTCCCGGGCATGGCCTATCATCCCACCGGCCAGTTGGGTTTCCATATCACTTCTTTGACTATGTGGCTGATGTGCGCAGGATAGTAGCAG AATTGAAATGGAATCGATTTTCACTAATGGGTCACAGTTTGG GTGGAACTGTTGCAGGCATG ttctcatgtgttttccCTGAACTGGTGGACAAGCTGATCCTGGTTGAATCCTATGGCTTTTACCCAGCACCTACG GAATCTAATCAACTGCTGCTGTCCAAAAGGAAACTGATAGAGGATCTTCTAAGTTTTGAGGAAAAGCAGCAACATTCCTCAAAAGTACGGAGCCCTCAAGCAGCACTTCAGAG GCTATTGGAGGCAAACAAACACCTCACAGAAGAGAGTGGAAAGATACTGCTGCAGAGAGGAACTACTGAAGTGCCAGGAG GTTTGGTTTATAACAGAGATATGAGAGTCCTTCTG CACAACCACAGTCTTGTGACTCTGGATCACAGTTTGAACTTCTTGAAAACAATCCAGGCTGAAATACTGATGATCAT AGCACAAGGTGGGATTTTCACTGGTGACTTTGAAGACTCTAGGCACTTCTTACAACCACTCAAAGAAGCATTCAAGACCACCCTAAAAGAG CGTTTCCAGCTAACAGAAGTTGCTGGCAATCACTTTGTCCACCTGAATGAACCTGAAGTTGTGGCTGGGATAATCAGTGCCTTTTTAACCAAGCATCAGAATCCGAAACCCAGTCTTTAA
- the SERHL2 gene encoding serine hydrolase-like protein 2 isoform X2, with protein MISELKFLVPWGHIAAKAWGMPQGRPVLCLHGWLDNANTFNRLIPLLPKDCFYMAIDFPGHGLSSHRPVGFPYHFFDYVADVRRIVAELKWNRFSLMGHSLGGTVAGMFSCVFPELVDKLILVESYGFYPAPTESNQLLLSKRKLIEDLLSFEEKQQHSSKVRSPQAALQRLLEANKHLTEESGKILLQRGTTEVPGGLVYNRDMRVLLHNHSLVTLDHSLNFLKTIQAEILMIIAQGGIFTGDFEDSRHFLQPLKEAFKTTLKERFQLTEVAGNHFVHLNEPEVVAGIISAFLTKHQNPKPSL; from the exons ATGATTTCAGAGCTGAAGTTCTTGGTTCCCTGGGGCCACATCGCAGCCAAAGCGTGGGGAATGCCACAAGGCCGCCCTGTGCTCTGTTTGCATGGGTGGTTGGACAATGCGAACACTTTCAACAGGCTCATTCCCTTACTCCCTAAAG ATTGCTTCTATATGGCAATAGATTTTCCCGGGCATGGCCTATCATCCCACCGGCCAGTTGGGTTTCCATATCACTTCTTTGACTATGTGGCTGATGTGCGCAGGATAGTAGCAG AATTGAAATGGAATCGATTTTCACTAATGGGTCACAGTTTGG GTGGAACTGTTGCAGGCATG ttctcatgtgttttccCTGAACTGGTGGACAAGCTGATCCTGGTTGAATCCTATGGCTTTTACCCAGCACCTACG GAATCTAATCAACTGCTGCTGTCCAAAAGGAAACTGATAGAGGATCTTCTAAGTTTTGAGGAAAAGCAGCAACATTCCTCAAAAGTACGGAGCCCTCAAGCAGCACTTCAGAG GCTATTGGAGGCAAACAAACACCTCACAGAAGAGAGTGGAAAGATACTGCTGCAGAGAGGAACTACTGAAGTGCCAGGAG GTTTGGTTTATAACAGAGATATGAGAGTCCTTCTG CACAACCACAGTCTTGTGACTCTGGATCACAGTTTGAACTTCTTGAAAACAATCCAGGCTGAAATACTGATGATCAT AGCACAAGGTGGGATTTTCACTGGTGACTTTGAAGACTCTAGGCACTTCTTACAACCACTCAAAGAAGCATTCAAGACCACCCTAAAAGAG CGTTTCCAGCTAACAGAAGTTGCTGGCAATCACTTTGTCCACCTGAATGAACCTGAAGTTGTGGCTGGGATAATCAGTGCCTTTTTAACCAAGCATCAGAATCCGAAACCCAGTCTTTAA